The Tenebrio molitor chromosome 7, icTenMoli1.1, whole genome shotgun sequence region ATACGTCATTTTATGTTCtgggaaacaaaaaaaatcattttagtGGTCTACGTGATAAAATTCGAtgaaaggatttttttttagtttacaATTTTCTCGGAAAAAAGGTgcattacaatattttttttactcccaTATTTAAAATGCCATTTATGGCATATGTTTCCATGACGCTAAGTGATCTTTTAAATACACCTTGACAAGCTGTGACTTTGtgcgttttaatcacgaggtGAAGTTAGCAACGGGCTTTTTAGTCACGGACTAAAGTTAGCTCCAGCTATTTTAATAGCAAAAATCATGTCACTCAAAATCTAGTTagttgtcacttgtcaattgacgtttatcagtttagaattttatgtttaaattaacgttaaaTAAAGAAGttacttgttttatttgttttgtttatctggtcgtagaaaaagtatagtacgcaactcgtttataaacttctctCTAGATACTTGCTCCGTTCGTGCCTAATAAAACTCGTGACTAAagtgccgtttataaatcttgttgcataatatattattttgattCAAAAGTAGCGCTTTGATGAGAGGAATTCAACGCGATATGTTGCTTATAAAGGAGGCCAGGGGCACTTAATGTTTTTAAGTGAAGGAACCAAATTCGCAATCAGAAGGGACATTTTGAACGATCGATCGTGGTATGTGAGGTAATAATCTAGTTATAAGTAGTTATATAAGTTTGAAGTTCTGAATGGGATGAGAAAAATCCAAAGGGCAtcgagaaataaaaaattcaaagttaaGTTTTCTGTTGAGGGTTATCAAACGCTAAACACGAAAAGCTTTTAAATTTGTTCCTGCTCGCGTGCTTTAATTTGTCAATggtgcaagaaaaaataaagatttctaaaaaattaaaaacgaatTAAATGGAACTCCTTGGAATGTATCATTAAGTTAATGAAATGATTTAACGAAAGTGAAACTTCCAGAGCGGCACACATTATCGGTAATGCAGATTCCCGACTTGGCGCCAATACTCCTTCAAAACGACAGTACAACAAGAAATCGCTCGTTCGTTGTCATTTCCTGCGAAACGTGTTTGTAGTGAAATTAGGTCCACCCTCCTTTCCATTACCTGattgaattcaaaattcaatattgGGTGCACTTAGCGTAATCAGGACAGGTCGTAGCGGGGCCGGTGTCGAATCCTGGAATTATATGGAATAAAGTGTTTAGTTTTTATTAGCATGCGCTTCGGCAGTTAAGTCGGCTAATTACAGGTGGGCTGGTGATATTTCACTGTAGAGAGTGGCGCAGCTACAGTGGAAGAGCCGTATGGGCCCCCTGGGATCAGTAGGGCTCTTGCGCATCGCTGACACCCAGATACATCACCCTGCCTGAACGGCTGGAGCATAACAGCGACTAACTTCCTGTTAAATAGCATTAGTTCAACTCACATGTAGACCACACAGGATTGCCACCTCAACTTCGTGATTACCCCACAGTCGGGGAGACAGTCTATGCAAGTGTAACTCACCCCAGAAAACTGGATGAAGGTAGACCGAGAGGGAATACCTCGGCTTAATTAAATTGCGTAAATTGTGATtggcactttaattttgttttattaatctCTTAATTGGATTTTAATCAGGAGCCAACGATTTTTCCCCAATCAGGTTCCACGTCCACTGATCCAAGAGAAGCGAAAGTCGGGCGCAGATTGATTCGTACGGATATAAGTAGGTCATATCTGTCAGATTTCCAggttgattaattaattgtggTGACGAGCCAATTAGGGTTGAACTATCGCAAAACAAATACGAACAAAAGGAGCGAGACTGTGGCAAAAATGTTGATAATGCGAAaaagttttgaaagaaaatgaaaagctTTTATTCATTACGCGACCTGGTTGCACCGCCGCACGAATGTTAAAAACGAGCGTGCAACGGTGCTTTAATGAAACAGCAACGGCAACGAAGAGGTGGTGAAATGCGAGCTCAAAATTCGATTTTCCCCattgtttagaaaaatttccaattatcCGGTCGTCCAGATGAAATAGGAGAAATTCCTTCGCCGGACTCTCCAGATGGAACAGCGATATTTCTGTCGTCCACTTTTGGCAGCAATAGCGACGATaataaaactattaaaaaagtGATTAAAGTCGCCGCAACTAAATCCATACATCTTCTaagttttaataacaaactgaaatgaaacaaaaagagCGACGATAAAAATTATACGTCAGAGTTATTGGAGTGTCTCCTATCGCTAAATTATGGCATTTCTTCCGTGTAATAAAAACGAAACAGGCGAGGAGCGAATATAAAGGCCGCTATCAGTTGTTATTGCACAAGAAACTGCTAACAAACGACTGATCCGCATAATTCGGAGAGAGCGGATCCAGAGCCGAAATTGATTTCTCTCATCAGGACGTGTGATGTCAGATAAGCTGACTACTCATCTTCAATTTGTGGAAGTGTATAATgctaataaatataaaaaggaTCTGGTGAATAAAAGATACGGTGGGGGCGATGCAAAGTGTATTTTCGGGTTTACCTGGACGAAAATTTACATCGGAAGCCGaagatatttttctttaataaagcGACACCATGACGGGATTACCTCAACAAGCGACAGAGAAATTTTAGTTAGCTCGTCGATACTCGTCCCAGGAAATCAAAAATAACGCAACACCTTCCATCACGTTCCAGAGTTATTAGATCTGAAATTTCTGTCTGATTATCTCTGTTTTCATAACGGAAGAATCTCGGAACAAAAATTCCAGTCTCATATGACagatacaaataaaataataaatacatcgGAACATTCTTTGTATCTGGAATTTGTTATGTTGCTGGGGCATATTGTTGATGATTTTTAATCGAACGAATTTTCGTTGGAAGAAACGATTTGCATTTGGTGGAGCTGCAGGCGATAAATTCCGAGCCAAATAATTGAATGCCATTATTGCTTGTTTCCATTTCATTAGGGCCTTCATTTGCGCTGCCCTAAATGTAAAAAGGGgaaatcaaaataatatttaccGAGCGCTGGGCACGTTTCGTATTAGAGGAGCAAAAAGTATAAGGGAACGGTTGATTTGAAAAttccttaaattttattttgagctTTCCGGCTGGAGTTTGGCGCCAAGAGTGGAAACTAATGACACAGAAAATGGAATCACTTTCGAATCCATTTGTTTCGGAGCGGATATGGTGGGCCAATTGCAGGTCTTGCTGCAAATTAAACTCTACCCGGTAATGACGTCACGTGTTCAAAATGACGCCTGCAACCTCCATCAACTTCCACTTTTTACGGCACTTTCAAACAAATTCGCCAGACGTAAATTCGATCATTTCACAGGTCGACGATTTCTTCGTCCCAATTATTAATTGATTCGACCGACATTCAAGCCGTAAACAGAGAACGGTATGTCACGTGACGCCAGGCTTACGCGTCCCCAATGCAAATCTGGACTCCGCCTGTGCACTTCTCGCTTTGACGTCTTGTAACGACTTCTCTCCCAAGATTTACGACTCGACCAGGTTTGTACAGATTTTCGAAACGAGCCGAAACAAATCATCGctggaaattttcatttagagATTAGTCTTCAAACGGCACAACATTCCCCTAACCGGGGTGAAAAGGCTGAAAGTCAAGCTAAAACTTCACGGtggatgttttattatttaaaagagaTTATTAGCTTAAGCAGGTAGAGTATTTAAAACCCGTTCCCGAAATAATTAGCTTTTAAATATCAGTGGAGCTTACCTACAAGCGTCGGCAAGTAATTTGTAAGCGATCTAGGGTTGGTTACTTCCAACATTTTCAGTTTAGTCTTTCACGTAGACGGCCACAGGATGCTCgtatttgattttctttttctggtGGTGGTTTGCAAATACGGGGTGGTTTCGTATTTCGACGAAATTGTTAGTAAGGAGACACAGTGTCAATGTGTACCTCCTCATTTATGTGGAGATAATGATGAAGCTGCCAATGGTCAGGGATTATTGGATATCCGGTAAGTAAGAGATAAATTGCAGCGCAAAACCGATTCAACTGACAAATTGCGTTTGTCGCAAAACCACATGGAGTCCGCGGTTGGAATTCGGTATCtagtaaataatttatggattgCATAACTCCAAATCGAGTTCCACGAATTAACTCAACGTAAAATGTGGGATTTCGATGGTgctaaaaacataaaacatccatttgcaaatttattttcggCAGGTTACATTGTGTAGGACGTGGTGTACAATAGTGTGTCTTAGCTTAGTACATATTGTGAGGAGAATGACGTTTGTGGTGAAATATGAAAAACGAGTCtattaatttctttgttttgtgGCTTTAGGTTTGAGGACGACCCTTGCCCGAACCACTTCGACGTGTGCTGCGACAGCCCCTTGCAAGAGCCCCAGGTCCCGGAGGAGTCTAAGAAGTGCGGCCAGTCGAAGAAACAAAAGCTCGGCCCCCGGATAACCTCCGACTCCGAGGTGACTCAGTTCGGCGAGCTCCCCTGGACCGTTCTGGTGTTTGACTCCTCCGGAAACAATGAAAGAAATTCATTTATATGCGGCGGATCTTTAATCCACCCGCAGGTGGTTATAACAGCGGGTCATTGTGTCGCTGCCAGCGAGAGTAATTCCGTGAAAGTGAGAGCGGGAGAATGGAATATCAGAAACAAGGACGAGCCCCTACCCCACCAGGACGAATCCGTCAGGGAAGTATTGCTGCACCCCCGATACCGCCCCGGCGTCCTCTGGAACGACATAGCGCTGCTAGTTCTGGATCGGCCGTTTGTTCTCAACGAAAATATCGGTTTCATTTGTCTGCCCaccagaaaattaaaaattgatgcGAAGGAAGGGTGTGTGGCGAGCGGGTGGGGGAAGAAGGCTTTCGCGAAGGGCCGCCACTCGGCCGTTTTGCGGAAGGTGACTCTGCCGGTGGTGCCGCGAAACCAGTGCCAAACGGCGCTAAGAACTACCAGGCTAGGGAAAACTTTCCACTTGCATAGGAGTTTCATGTGCGCAGGTGGGGTGAGGAATAAAGACACGTGCAAAGGGGACGGAGGGAGTCCCTTGATTTGTCCCTTGCCTAATGAAGGGGGTAGATTTGTTCAGATGGGGATAGTGTCTTGGGGGATAGGTTGCGGGGCTAGCAACACGCCAGGGGTGTACGTCAACGTGATTTTATATGCGGAGTGGATAGACAGGCAAATGAGAgccaacaaatttgacaccaGTTACTACAAGTTGTagatttgtacatttttaaagcgttattattgtgttaaaaaataataaaatgttgattctaaaaagaaattatatcTCTTTGTTTGCCTGCACCTCATACCAACAAGAACAATTGgggaaattttataacataatatgtaatattatGAATCTAAGAGTATGGAGTCAAACTGGAATTTCTTTGTCAGGTTTAGGAATTTCAAGAAACAATTTCTCCTTGGTCATTGCAAGTATGGTATATTGATCCCTAATAGAGatattgactaaaatcataaatcacaccaacaaagaaacagtTTACAAACTACTTACAGTCTTCCCCGAAGTACTTTACCTACTTTCTTTGTCAAATAACTCAGGGTTGaaagatatttaaaatattaaatgggTACTTGAACTGAAAATTGCAAGTATAATCTTACCTGGAGGGAGTTTGGAAGTGGTTAGTTAATGAGTTGATAAAATGGGATGAGGTCGTAGCAACAAaccaaaatagttatttatttaacaagttcgtgtgtaaattaggcttttttggtatgagtgggccagattaaaacgcgagtaaaacgagcgttttaaaggcccacgagtaccaaaaaaggcccaatttacaccagaacgagttgaatacgtttttttgttcgacgagcaccttgaaggctccaaatcgcttaaaatctttaaaattaacttgacgtttcgttttgacaagttgtcacatttatcaaaatccgttcacataggagaaaattctcaaattctgacactgtcgaacaaaaaatattataaatgatggtaattgttcactttaactacttttgaaattttcgcgttttttctggctagacagcctcagggcgtcctcctagatcgttttccaccattcaaaccttgtgaaaatgccttttttctctctcttgttgtgtttcaaggtcgcgtcaaggtcgcgccaatgtcttaaTATcgctaaagggtaaggaaaattcatttgcacaaggtttgaatggtagGAAACGATCTAgaaggacgccctgaggctgtctagccagaaaaaacccgaaaattccagaagcagttaaagtgaacaattacctaaATGATGTATGATGAGTGAAGAAAGTTTTGGTACCCCtgaaaaatatcaaacaatttgaaatatgCGTAATGCACCAATGAAGAATTTTGTGTTTGTGTTTGGTCTGTTTTTACGTATTTTATGCAAATAcagtgtaatttaaaaaataagtgttgtttattttaatttgtaatgcAAATGCATTTTTATCCTGAAAGGGGAAAATATCTTGGATGATTTATTGCAAAACAGTCAAATCTCTCCCACAAAAGGCATGCTAATCATAATAGACCTCCTTAGAGAGGCTTATTTATGATACCTCTCATAAAAGAGAGGGCCTGTCAGATGTTTTTCTAGTACAAGACATTGTAAGGAAAACGGGACTGGAATCGTTTTTGTATTGTTAGACTGACGTGTTGACTGTTGATTTTATTGCCTTCTTAGacgaaaaatatataaaacttTTCATGAACacaaatatacatattaacaataaaCTTGGATCAGTTATTTACTTTGATTtcgtttaatttcattttctagTTTAAAGAGAagttacaaaatacaaaaaaaatcttacaaGGACAGTTTTTTTCAGTATACACATTCCTGATTGTTGCAATTTATTAGTAAAGAGCgacaatattttgttttcaaattgaaatgattcttttttatttttaacaagaaTAATGTACATATGTATGAATGTGAGTTTGTTGTTATTTACAATCGTTTAATCGGATTATTTAGttcatttttcgaaaattttaagaaaatccgATAAATTGTTCAATATGGTCCCATCCAAACCAAAAGTTGTCCAAATGTTTCAAGAGAAAATTCCACAGGATCAAGAATTATTGTTTCAAGAGcatttcaaataaagttaggtgaaaaaactacaaaaatgtcagaattttgaaacttttttCAGAAGCTATCaaggcaataaaattattgggaATTAGGTGGAAAAAACTGAAATAcaggtttcaaattaaaaaaaataagtgtcaagataaactaaaaaaagttatattttTAGTCCAATGAGTTCTTGGTTCTGGCATCAAGTTTAAGTAAcacctttaatttttttaacactttttcAATCTAAACAGTTTAAATGAAAAGTAAAAGTTGTTTCACTGTGtatgtcgcgagcaataaattttggtcgtcaaggtcattatttgacgcaatcgaaaatgctccattgtaaaacagtcgtaaatatcatagcctatcatcatgttgtatgacattaatttctcaattttttgactttgttgacgtgggcataatcaggcagggaaattttttaaatttgacgaccaaaatttattgctcgcgacagtacatgtaagatgacgagcctgaccaagTAAAATGCAactaaattacattttacaaagcataCATTATGtattggtatttaaaaattaaatcaagaatctaccatcggcttgtaaacatccgcagcggcgacagaattctttccatactctccataaatgaggaacatgtcagtcttttcgtcgttattgtaaaaacaaaatttttctacAAACGATCTACAACGATtcttgcgattttgacgttttgatgatattttgatgtacaaacaacctcgaacatgcattgtttgcacttaccaataCTGCAGGAGGTAGTGCAgtagggttttctatatttcatagctccataactgcacaattacgaattcactttttcaaaagccgacctttttggttataattcgcatgtcatatttttcaaaggtaactaggttttcttagcaaccgtgatttttacgtgaaattgaatgtaaatggagttgacgtcttctgacattctttgtggaaaagtgaatggaaagtgttgaaaaatttaaaaatggcctacctgaggacaaaaaaaggatgcaggtattttataaggtctcatctttatcgaaaaagatgaaattggttttgatttggctttaattctaaattttgtcaaaaaaaaagtttgcggtcaacgaaaaaattttgtaatcaactcatTTGTTAacgggcgattaataatctcaactattaaaggcactcactcgctacactcgttcgtgctttaaacagtttcgattattaatcgccttcattaacaaactagttcattaaataactattaatggTGTTTGCACtatttgtagaaaaaatagtgtatgatATTCGcgttaaaagtgattttattttgttcgaagGGTTTCTCCACTTGCTGCGCTCATTCCGAAATCTTCCCTTctctcaaaataaaatcttactTTAAACACtatttcgaattgacaaagattttttgctttaacgtcaaagagacaggactaagagccatcgtggattcagttataattattttcaaaatttgaaatcaagatatacACATTATTGCAATATGCATAATGGcttgcggcaaaaagaaattccgaaggacccctctcgtgaataaccctgtataggCGGCGACGATAAAAATTGTTAGTTTATCTTGCAAGGTTGATTAGAAcgaaaatttcaataatccCTAACGTGCGATGTACCGCTAATCCTTCACCACTTCATCCTAAAGAGAAAAGAGACTCTCCTTGTGATGAGtcacatttttgtattttcgGTGCGAACGAACGTTTTTTGGTTTTGCGTTCGAATTTCTTCCTGCGTGGAAAAAGCTTGGACGAAAGTAATTTAAAACCGCCAAATCCGAATGACGGATGCGGCAAACAACATCCGTAAATCGGTCCAAATTGGAAAAACTTAAAACTAGTTAAGTCAGCGAAACTTTTCAAGTTTAAATCGaattttgactaattacggCCCTAATTTGTTTCACAAGTGTTGAAAGTGAGACTTTTTTTTGCATAAGTGGCAAAGTTCGACAAGTTGGAATATATGGTTTGACCGGTCGGGTCGGCCGAAGTCAAGCAGGCTGTCGTTCGGCAGGGGCAAACTCGAGTATCCAAGATAGACGACGTAATAGTTTGCCTTCTTTTGTTTTCCACGTCATTTATCACGACCACTTGATCTAAACTAAAATCACACCGTTTGATTTTTGTTCCTTTTGTTGGAAAATTGTTCGTGATTTAAGTTATATATGAACTGTCGGCCGCAGGAGCGACACCACTGCAACTGCAACAAATCCAAAGAGAAAACGTTCCTACTTCACATTAGTCGACCAACAAAATGGACGCCGACGCACCTTTCCCAAAAGCTTTCGCGTCACATTCACATCGCATTTTAATATGGGGGCCAGGACGGCTGAAAGTCATGTCGCAGCGCCATTCATcgactttaataacaaacgtcaaaaatgacacttgTCACGCGACctcaataaaaatgaaaaaccgATCCTGCACTTAATTTGAACGAattaaatgaatatttttatagCGTCATAACACTCCACAACTAATATATTTTATGTTGCACgtttaaaagtgaaataaagaaacaaacaaGTCGAGTAGATGTTAATACTATAATAAAATGAACACggcatatttcattttatatcTCCAAATATAGTAGGAGCTATTCTTTTGTTCGTCAGAAGGCGAGttctaaattttattgcacTTTTATATAGGAGCAGTTCGTTCCAAAGCTGCACTATTCACTTTAGAGGAACATTCCCAAGCGCCACCGTTTCTACATTGTATAATTTTATCGCTgcgtaataaataaacaaacgaTTTGTAATTTATCGCATGTTCTCGGAGGATACAAATTCTGGAGTTAAATTATGCGTTAGCACGTTGTAGACAGCTAGCGTACGAATTAATCTACGCGATGACTCGGGCCAGACCCGTCTGGGTCTTTTTCTGTTGGCAATGATTGCGACAAAATTCCCaagtaatgaaaaaatttGGGACGTAACAAGACTTCGGTTTGTAACATAATTCCTGGAGTCGAGAAACAAGGGGAGCCTCCGATAGCCAATTAAGTGCATAGCTCAGAAGCCATAGTTCTGAGCCCCAGCTGCAACTGACCCGACCTGCTCGTTGACCGCCATCTCGTCCATTTGTAACTCCATAACACAGTCTATCAATATTCCAAAGATGGTGATTGATACTTTGGACTAAACCATCCCGTTATTGATTCGCATTACTTTGACAAAGCGGGCCCCGTGAATCTTTAACCAGACGAAGAAAACAGCGGAATCTCTCGTAGCAGTCGCTtgcttaaataaatatttaatctgTGTTTGCATTTTAATCCGATCTGGACAACAGCCGGAATTTATCCGTCTCCCGATTTAAGAGATCTTATTAAAGCGGATGCACGGTGCGTGACAAATCGCGAGTTTTTCGTCGCCGAATCGGCGCCAACCGGCTATAATTACAGGTGAAAATATGAGAGAATATTTGTTTTGATAATAGTGACGCGGCCGGATGCGTGTGTTTTATAAAAACGAATGATCAAAAAGTGGAACGTTGACagttgataaataaatacattcgaGTTCATCGGGAGGGGCGG contains the following coding sequences:
- the LOC138135510 gene encoding phenoloxidase-activating factor 2-like; this encodes MLVFDFLFLVVVCKYGVVSYFDEIVSKETQCQCVPPHLCGDNDEAANGQGLLDIRFEDDPCPNHFDVCCDSPLQEPQVPEESKKCGQSKKQKLGPRITSDSEVTQFGELPWTVLVFDSSGNNERNSFICGGSLIHPQVVITAGHCVAASESNSVKVRAGEWNIRNKDEPLPHQDESVREVLLHPRYRPGVLWNDIALLVLDRPFVLNENIGFICLPTRKLKIDAKEGCVASGWGKKAFAKGRHSAVLRKVTLPVVPRNQCQTALRTTRLGKTFHLHRSFMCAGGVRNKDTCKGDGGSPLICPLPNEGGRFVQMGIVSWGIGCGASNTPGVYVNVILYAEWIDRQMRANKFDTSYYKL